GTCAAAGCCGACCGCCGAACAGCGCTTCTGGATTTTCTGCGCGCGCATCAGCGCCGGCAGGCTTTCCGGAATATCGTCCAGCGCGGAGTGCTGCGCTTTTTCCGCGCGCTCGGCGCTTTTGGTTTTCTCCCAATTGGCCAGCACCTCGGCGCTGTCGCCGAAATCCGCGTCGCCAAAGATATGCGGGTGACGGCGCTCAAGCTTATCGCTGATGGCCGTGCAGATATCGTCGAAATTAAAACGCCCCTCTTCCTGCGCCATCTGGGCGTAAAACACCACCTGAAACAGCAGGTCGCCCAGCTCGCCGCGCAGATCGTCGAAATCCTCACGCGCAATCGCGTCGAGCACTTCATACGTTTCTTCAAGCGTATACGGGGCGATGGTCGCGAAGGTTTGTTCTTTATCCCACGGGCAGCCGGTTTGCGGGTCGCGAAGACGCTTCATAATGCCGAGCAGGCGGTCGATTTGAGTCATGGAAAGTCCTTATAAAAACAGACGTGGCGAGAACCGCCACGCGCCTCACGCTGGAGGAGAAAATAAAGGCGGCGCGGCGTTACCGCACGGCGCCGCCGCGCGCGTCAGCCGCCGTGCAGGCGGCGCGCATCGATGACATCAGGCACCTGATTGAGTTTGCCGAGCACGCGGCCAAGCACCTGAAGGTTATAGATTTCGATTTCCATATCGATGGTCGCCAGTTGCTGACGGGTATCGCTGCGGCTGGTCACGCTGAGCACGTTGACCTTTTCGTTAGCGAGGATCGTGGTGATATCGCGCAGCAGACCGCTGCGGTCATTCGCGGTCACGCGCACGATCAGTGAATAGCCCGCCGAGTAGCTTTCGCCCCACACCGCATCGACGATGCGTTCCGGCGCGTGCGACTGCAGCTCCGCCAGCTGATCGCAGTCGGCGCGATGGATAGAGATGCCGCGTCCCTGGGTGATAAAGCCGACAATGTCGTCGCCAGGGATTGGCTGGCAGCAGCGGGCGATATGGTGCATCAGATTGCCGACGCCTTCGACCACCACGCGGCCATTATCACGGGTGCTGCGCCCCTGCGGCGTATAGGTTTTTTGCTGCAGCTGGCGCAGCGCCGCGGCGTCCTGCTCTTCAGCGCTGGGCTTGTTGAACTGCGCCTGGAGGAAATTCACCATCTGATTAAGGCGAATATCGCCGCCGCCAATCGCCGCCAGCAGCTCGTCGACTTCATTAAAGTTGTAGCGCGGCAGCAGGTGTTTCTCGGCCTCTTTCAGGCTGATGCCGAGATGCGCCAGCTCGTCGTCCAGGATCTGGCGACCGGCGATAATGTTTTTATCGCGATCCTGTTTGCGGAACCAGGCGTGAATTTTGGCTCGCGCGCGGCT
This DNA window, taken from Cronobacter universalis NCTC 9529, encodes the following:
- the mazG gene encoding nucleoside triphosphate pyrophosphohydrolase: MTQIDRLLGIMKRLRDPQTGCPWDKEQTFATIAPYTLEETYEVLDAIAREDFDDLRGELGDLLFQVVFYAQMAQEEGRFNFDDICTAISDKLERRHPHIFGDADFGDSAEVLANWEKTKSAERAEKAQHSALDDIPESLPALMRAQKIQKRCSAVGFDWTSLGPVVDKVHEEIDEVMHEAQQAVIDEAKLEEEIGDLLFATVNLSRHLGAKAETALQKANRKFERRFRQVEGIIRAQGLEMEQASLDQMEAAWQTVKRQEVDS